A part of Hippea maritima DSM 10411 genomic DNA contains:
- the lysA gene encoding diaminopimelate decarboxylase, with the protein MFEYKNNELYAEGVRVKNIVDNVGSPVYVYSKGHFKAQFEKFNKAFSREHVIAFAIKSNSNLAVIKTFASLGAGADIVSKGELFRAIKAGVDTSKIVFSGVAKRDDEIEYALENDIMMINVESEDELYNVNRVAEKLNKKARIAFRVNPDVDPKTHPYISTGLKKNKFGVPYEEAYDLYLKAKELKNIDVYGIQFHIGSQLLDTTPIYDASVRVADLMRRLTDKGVEFRVVDVGGGVGIVYDEKTDKEPDVNLYARQIEEAFRDFDVKLVLEPGRFLVGNGGILVSKVIYHKTNGQKNFLIIDAGMNDLLRPSLYKAYHKIAPMKKTGSKAIKCDIVGPICETGDFFARDYEIEDVPNGNFIVVFSAGAYGFTMASNYNSRPRPAEVLVSGDSYRVVRERESLEDLIKGEIL; encoded by the coding sequence GTGTTTGAATATAAAAATAACGAGCTATACGCAGAAGGTGTGAGGGTTAAGAATATAGTGGACAACGTTGGAAGCCCTGTTTATGTATACTCAAAGGGTCACTTTAAGGCTCAGTTTGAAAAGTTCAATAAAGCGTTTTCAAGAGAGCATGTAATAGCGTTTGCTATTAAGTCAAACAGCAATCTTGCTGTAATAAAAACATTTGCCTCACTTGGGGCTGGCGCTGATATAGTTTCTAAAGGCGAATTGTTCAGGGCAATAAAGGCTGGTGTTGATACATCGAAGATTGTCTTTAGCGGTGTTGCAAAAAGGGATGATGAGATAGAATATGCACTTGAAAACGATATTATGATGATAAATGTTGAATCAGAGGATGAACTTTACAATGTTAACAGAGTTGCTGAGAAGCTTAATAAAAAGGCAAGAATTGCATTTAGAGTAAACCCTGATGTAGATCCAAAAACCCATCCTTACATATCAACAGGCTTGAAGAAAAATAAATTTGGCGTTCCATATGAGGAGGCATATGATCTGTATTTGAAAGCCAAGGAGCTTAAAAATATAGATGTCTACGGAATTCAATTCCACATAGGCAGCCAACTACTCGATACAACTCCTATATACGATGCTTCCGTAAGGGTAGCCGACCTTATGAGAAGGCTCACTGATAAAGGTGTAGAATTTAGAGTGGTAGATGTAGGTGGGGGTGTAGGTATCGTTTACGATGAAAAAACCGACAAAGAGCCAGATGTCAACCTTTATGCCAGGCAAATTGAAGAAGCTTTTAGAGATTTTGATGTAAAGCTTGTGCTTGAGCCCGGCAGGTTTCTGGTGGGTAATGGTGGTATACTTGTAAGTAAGGTAATTTATCATAAGACAAATGGTCAAAAGAACTTTTTAATCATTGATGCTGGTATGAACGATTTATTGAGGCCATCCTTGTATAAGGCTTATCATAAAATAGCGCCAATGAAAAAAACTGGTTCAAAAGCAATCAAATGCGACATAGTTGGACCTATATGTGAGACGGGCGATTTCTTTGCAAGGGATTATGAAATAGAGGATGTGCCTAATGGTAACTTTATAGTGGTTTTCAGTGCTGGAGCTTACGGTTTTACGATGGCGAGCAACTACAATTCTCGCCCTAGACCAGCTGAGGTTTTGGTTAGTGGTGATAGCTATAGGGTTGTTAGGGAACGTGAAAGTTTGGAGGATCTAATTAAAGGAGAAATTTTATGA
- a CDS encoding Wzz/FepE/Etk N-terminal domain-containing protein — protein MEKNQHYNTEYKPYIEEDEIDLRELFAVLKRRKWIVFIAAGLVFVAALIYAFTSTPWYEAKATIEIGYNTVSTNSRPTKVYFDDTESLKHYIDVRYDTAGKFRKKGIKSYLKEVEVPRKAQGFITLKTYGLSSGLAVDELKKVLNDVMSKENVLYNNVKSTISKELLLKKEQYKSVENRLNDLIRQLNNVEKTINLKNKVLEGLKKGSKAFYKQTKIYMLLSLQENIIQNEIFSLVIKEESIKNEINRIKTVTLPSINYSIISLQSRLEPPYLVMTRVVGGIKTHDYPLKPKKKLILVVALVTGLILGVFLAFFVEYIKSPAGEI, from the coding sequence ATGGAGAAAAATCAACATTATAATACAGAATATAAGCCGTATATAGAAGAAGATGAAATAGATTTAAGAGAGCTATTTGCTGTTTTAAAAAGAAGAAAGTGGATTGTTTTTATTGCCGCAGGCTTAGTATTTGTTGCAGCTTTGATATATGCGTTTACTTCAACACCATGGTATGAGGCAAAAGCAACAATAGAGATAGGGTATAATACTGTATCTACGAATTCCAGGCCAACTAAAGTGTATTTTGATGATACTGAGAGTCTAAAGCATTATATTGATGTTAGATATGATACAGCTGGTAAATTTAGAAAAAAGGGTATTAAAAGTTATCTGAAAGAGGTTGAAGTACCGAGAAAGGCTCAGGGTTTTATTACATTGAAAACTTACGGGCTTAGTAGTGGTTTGGCCGTTGATGAATTAAAAAAAGTACTTAATGATGTTATGTCTAAGGAAAATGTGCTTTATAATAATGTTAAATCAACGATTTCTAAGGAGTTGCTATTAAAAAAAGAACAGTATAAGTCTGTTGAAAATAGATTGAATGATTTGATTAGGCAACTAAACAATGTAGAGAAGACGATTAATCTTAAAAATAAGGTGCTAGAGGGCTTGAAAAAGGGGTCAAAAGCTTTTTATAAACAGACAAAGATATATATGTTGTTGAGTTTGCAAGAGAATATAATTCAGAATGAAATATTCAGTTTGGTTATTAAAGAAGAATCTATTAAAAATGAGATAAACAGAATTAAAACGGTGACTTTACCATCTATCAATTATAGCATAATAAGCCTCCAATCCCGCTTAGAACCTCCGTATCTTGTTATGACCAGGGTTGTTGGCGGCATAAAAACCCATGATTATCCTTTGAAGCCAAAGAAAAAATTAATCCTAGTTGTGGCTCTTGTTACAGGTCTCATCCTGGGTGTTTTTCTGGCATTCTTTGTTGAATATATTAAATCACCAGCGGGTGAAATTTAA
- the dapF gene encoding diaminopimelate epimerase, which translates to MKKIPFFKMNGSGNDFIIINNRRNIVEEMVDIPIHEFVRRVCERKLSVGADGLILIEKDNEYDFRWRFFNSDGSEAEMCGNGSRCAARFAYLNNIAPLSMKFLTLAGVIEAQITGLNTVRVQLTQPKDYKENIELDGVDMPLSFINTGVPHAVYFVSSVDVVDVKTIGEKTRYHEYFAPEGTNVNFVEVVNSHTLRIRTYERGVEDETLACGTGATASALIAILKGKCETPVEVITKSGNRLKIYAYIENSEVKRVYLEGDALLTYIGTMLDEAWNY; encoded by the coding sequence ATGAAAAAGATACCGTTTTTTAAGATGAATGGTAGCGGTAATGACTTTATAATCATCAACAATCGCCGTAATATAGTTGAGGAGATGGTAGATATACCTATACATGAGTTTGTTAGGCGCGTTTGCGAAAGAAAACTTTCGGTTGGAGCAGATGGCTTGATTCTTATAGAGAAAGATAATGAGTACGATTTTAGATGGCGTTTTTTCAATAGCGATGGTAGTGAGGCTGAGATGTGTGGAAATGGCTCAAGGTGCGCTGCAAGGTTTGCTTATCTAAACAATATAGCTCCATTGAGCATGAAGTTTCTGACCTTGGCCGGAGTGATAGAGGCTCAGATTACCGGTTTGAATACGGTTAGGGTTCAACTGACACAGCCAAAGGATTACAAGGAGAACATAGAGTTAGATGGTGTAGATATGCCGCTTTCTTTTATAAATACGGGAGTACCACATGCAGTGTACTTTGTTAGCAGTGTGGATGTTGTTGACGTTAAAACTATAGGTGAAAAGACCAGATATCATGAGTATTTTGCACCGGAAGGTACCAATGTTAATTTTGTTGAGGTTGTTAATTCGCATACCTTAAGAATAAGGACTTATGAACGCGGTGTTGAAGATGAAACTTTAGCATGCGGTACAGGGGCTACAGCTTCTGCCTTGATAGCTATTTTGAAAGGTAAATGTGAGACACCTGTTGAGGTTATTACCAAAAGCGGTAATAGATTAAAGATTTATGCATATATTGAGAATTCAGAAGTGAAAAGGGTCTATCTTGAGGGAGATGCACTATTAACGTATATAGGTACCATGCTTGATGAGGCGTGGAACTATTAA
- the dapA gene encoding 4-hydroxy-tetrahydrodipicolinate synthase, whose amino-acid sequence MFELKGAMTAIVTPFKDGKLDEEAFRKLIKRQIEGGIDCLVPCGTTGEAATMDLDEYERTIGIAVDECKGKIPVLAGAGTNNTKKVIEFAKIAISAGADAILSVAPYYNKPTQEGLYLHYETIAEAIGVPLVLYNVPGRTSVNILPQTVIRLSEIDNIVGIKEASGSLNQVSEIIEGAKDGFSVISGDDFLTLPMMSIGGTGVISVSANVVPELVARQYDAFVEGNFDEARQLHHKLYKLHKAMFIETNPIPVKTSLALMGLVEEEFKLPLCKMSDANKEKLKVTLKDMGLI is encoded by the coding sequence ATGTTTGAGTTGAAAGGGGCAATGACGGCGATTGTTACACCTTTCAAGGATGGAAAATTGGATGAAGAAGCATTTAGAAAACTTATAAAAAGGCAGATTGAAGGTGGCATAGATTGTCTTGTGCCTTGTGGAACAACGGGTGAGGCTGCAACGATGGATTTAGATGAATATGAAAGGACAATAGGGATTGCCGTTGATGAATGCAAAGGCAAGATCCCAGTTTTGGCAGGTGCTGGTACAAATAACACCAAGAAGGTTATAGAGTTTGCGAAGATTGCTATAAGCGCTGGGGCTGATGCTATTTTATCTGTTGCCCCATATTACAATAAGCCCACGCAGGAAGGGTTGTATCTCCATTATGAAACAATAGCCGAGGCTATCGGTGTGCCTTTGGTTCTTTACAATGTTCCGGGAAGGACATCGGTAAATATACTGCCTCAGACGGTTATAAGATTGTCCGAAATAGATAACATAGTTGGCATAAAAGAGGCAAGCGGTTCTTTGAATCAAGTCTCTGAAATTATAGAGGGCGCAAAGGATGGTTTCAGCGTAATTAGTGGTGATGACTTCTTAACGCTTCCTATGATGTCTATCGGTGGAACGGGCGTAATCTCTGTTAGTGCAAATGTGGTGCCTGAGCTTGTAGCAAGGCAGTACGATGCTTTTGTTGAGGGTAATTTTGATGAGGCAAGACAGCTTCACCATAAGCTCTATAAACTCCATAAAGCTATGTTTATTGAAACCAACCCTATACCTGTAAAAACATCTTTAGCTTTGATGGGTTTGGTTGAAGAGGAATTTAAGCTGCCTTTATGTAAAATGTCTGATGCTAACAAAGAAAAATTAAAGGTTACATTAAAAGATATGGGTTTGATTTAA
- the dapB gene encoding 4-hydroxy-tetrahydrodipicolinate reductase has protein sequence MIRTIVCGASGKMGRRICALVGEDKDLTLVGAVEAKGSSAIGQDAGVLATGVANGIAVKDDLAKVIEEGEVVIDFTAPDATLHHVRIASDHKKPIVIGTTGLHKDQIKEIEKLSVIIPIVLAPNMSLGVNILFKLVEEVARTLKDDYDIEIVEMHHRFKADAPSGTALKLAEFAAKGIGEDLENIAIYGRKGLVGQRNSKEIGIMSLRGGDVVGDHTVIFAGLGERVELTHKASSRDTFARGALRAAKWVVDKVPGLYSMQDVLGLK, from the coding sequence ATGATTAGAACTATAGTTTGTGGCGCTTCTGGAAAGATGGGTAGAAGGATTTGCGCCTTGGTAGGGGAAGATAAAGACCTTACATTGGTAGGCGCTGTTGAGGCTAAGGGTTCTTCTGCTATAGGGCAGGATGCTGGAGTTTTGGCTACGGGTGTAGCAAATGGTATTGCTGTTAAGGACGATTTGGCCAAGGTGATAGAGGAAGGTGAAGTTGTTATAGACTTCACGGCTCCAGATGCAACTCTACATCATGTAAGGATTGCATCAGACCATAAGAAACCTATAGTTATAGGAACAACAGGATTACATAAAGATCAGATAAAAGAGATCGAAAAACTTTCTGTAATAATTCCTATAGTTCTTGCTCCAAATATGAGTTTAGGTGTTAATATATTATTTAAATTGGTTGAGGAGGTAGCAAGGACACTAAAAGATGATTACGATATAGAGATAGTGGAGATGCACCATAGATTTAAAGCCGATGCTCCAAGTGGCACTGCTTTAAAGTTGGCTGAATTTGCAGCCAAGGGAATTGGAGAAGATTTGGAAAATATAGCAATCTATGGAAGAAAAGGGTTGGTCGGTCAGAGAAATTCAAAAGAGATAGGCATAATGAGTTTGCGCGGCGGTGATGTTGTGGGGGATCATACTGTTATATTTGCCGGTTTGGGAGAGAGAGTGGAATTAACCCATAAAGCCTCATCGAGGGATACCTTTGCAAGGGGTGCTTTAAGGGCTGCAAAATGGGTTGTTGATAAGGTTCCAGGCCTTTATTCTATGCAGGATGTGTTGGGTTTAAAATAA
- the purF gene encoding amidophosphoribosyltransferase: MCGIVGVFNKEEAANYVYLGLHALQHRGQEAAGIISTDGESFYVHKGRGLVNEIFNKKGIISSLKGRLAIGHNRYSTFGDESLANVQPLYAHFDLGNIAIAHNGNLVNALGIKRHLVSEGAIFNSNSDTEVIIHLIARSKKTSFFERLVEALSIIKGAFSLIIMREDEVYAVRDPWGFRPLSIGKLDDAVVFASETCAFDLIGAEFIRDVEPGEVVIANRDGVHSYKPFKNRSEHKCVFEYIYFARPDSFLWDRHVYSIRKKMGEVLAAESPVDADIVIPTPDSGVPAALGFAKASGLQFDFGLIRNHYVGRTFIEPSQSIRNFGVRLKLNTAKDVLDGKRVVVVDDSIVRGTTSRRIVKMIRSAGAKEVHLRIASPPVMSPCFYGIDTPTKKELIASSHTIEEIRKYSTAESVAYLSLEGLKSIVGENGYCFACFNGDYPIEFEK, from the coding sequence ATGTGCGGAATAGTTGGTGTTTTTAACAAAGAGGAGGCAGCCAATTATGTGTATTTAGGGCTCCATGCTCTTCAGCATAGAGGACAAGAGGCTGCCGGCATTATTTCTACAGATGGAGAATCTTTTTATGTTCATAAGGGTAGAGGGCTTGTAAATGAGATATTCAACAAGAAGGGTATCATCTCATCCCTTAAAGGTAGGCTTGCCATAGGTCACAATAGATATTCCACATTTGGGGATGAGTCCTTGGCTAATGTTCAGCCTCTTTATGCTCACTTTGATTTAGGCAATATAGCTATAGCCCATAACGGGAATTTAGTTAATGCTTTGGGGATAAAAAGACACCTTGTAAGTGAGGGTGCTATTTTCAATTCAAATTCAGATACAGAGGTCATAATACACCTTATAGCCCGTAGCAAAAAAACAAGTTTTTTCGAGCGCTTGGTTGAGGCTTTGTCTATTATCAAAGGCGCTTTTAGTTTAATAATAATGCGAGAAGATGAGGTATATGCAGTTAGAGACCCGTGGGGCTTTAGGCCTCTATCTATAGGAAAGTTGGATGATGCTGTTGTATTTGCATCAGAGACCTGCGCTTTTGACTTAATAGGGGCTGAGTTTATCAGAGATGTTGAACCAGGTGAGGTTGTAATCGCAAATAGAGACGGTGTGCACTCTTACAAGCCATTTAAGAATAGATCTGAGCATAAATGTGTTTTTGAGTATATATATTTTGCTCGCCCTGATTCATTTTTGTGGGATAGGCATGTCTATTCTATAAGAAAAAAAATGGGAGAGGTATTGGCGGCTGAATCACCTGTTGATGCGGATATAGTTATACCCACACCGGATTCTGGTGTGCCTGCAGCTTTGGGTTTTGCAAAGGCAAGTGGTTTGCAGTTTGATTTTGGCCTTATAAGAAATCACTATGTAGGTAGAACCTTTATTGAACCATCACAATCAATAAGAAACTTTGGTGTTAGATTAAAACTCAATACGGCTAAGGATGTTCTGGATGGTAAAAGGGTTGTTGTTGTAGATGATTCTATTGTCAGAGGAACAACAAGTAGGCGTATTGTCAAAATGATAAGGAGTGCTGGCGCTAAAGAGGTTCATTTGAGGATAGCATCTCCTCCTGTAATGTCTCCTTGTTTTTACGGTATAGATACCCCAACAAAAAAAGAACTTATCGCATCATCACACACTATAGAGGAGATAAGAAAATATTCTACAGCTGAGTCTGTAGCATATCTTTCTTTGGAAGGACTGAAGAGTATTGTCGGCGAGAATGGTTATTGTTTTGCCTGTTTTAACGGAGATTATCCTATAGAATTTGAAAAGTAA
- a CDS encoding FapA family protein, with product MEDFQVIEKETDNIEESIEEAATTLGFPKKFLDFDILEEREEKDNLGNLKKIYKIKIFINEERNKDKLDNILSIETEPGKHPMKAFIYVDTLKLNSPLIDINEEKIIDTIKKKLAKDGIIYGIKTKILPAIAKEIKKRLSPTFKPFKILIAEGKKPVRGENSKLVFHFDRYKAAGTIYKNGKIDYKNKNFLVPVKKGQLLLEFFKPTQGEEGYDVLGNILVQDVGVMIDDLDEVKFSPDSIKKIEEGRVIKILSNKEGVIVFRNGIYEIDTSVAIDKVDIKTTGNLTAEGDVELEIGRGLSDGVEDTIAAGMKVKGKKVVVNGDVGPKATIEAEEVEIKGSVHQEAFIKAKKATIAICRGTVEAEDIEIDLSEHAKLTATNKVSINKAVATKIFAPKVQINDVMMSSCITTSSESVLINKVDGGDNIISIKPLELPWIKEKYKELLIKEKYAKTILKSQEKKFLAVRDRLESEKKKQEPILKTIQKLKKEGKNVPNALLAAVKKFKELQETFKKEKEEYDSLKKELEILQKQIENLRNSYRDGHIIIKDKIPANNIVEFDDVLKQVLDKEHRKVKIYVREIQGKESIVIEPIPEES from the coding sequence ATGGAGGATTTTCAGGTCATTGAAAAAGAAACTGACAATATAGAAGAAAGCATAGAAGAGGCTGCCACAACATTAGGTTTTCCAAAAAAATTTTTAGACTTTGATATCTTAGAAGAGAGAGAAGAAAAGGATAACTTAGGCAATTTAAAGAAAATATATAAAATAAAAATATTTATAAATGAAGAAAGAAATAAAGATAAACTTGATAACATACTCTCAATAGAAACAGAGCCAGGAAAACATCCCATGAAGGCCTTCATTTACGTTGATACATTAAAACTAAATTCACCTTTGATTGATATTAATGAGGAAAAAATAATAGACACAATAAAAAAGAAACTTGCAAAAGACGGTATTATTTACGGTATAAAAACAAAAATCTTACCTGCTATAGCCAAAGAAATAAAAAAAAGGCTCTCTCCAACATTTAAACCATTCAAGATACTTATAGCCGAGGGCAAAAAACCTGTTAGAGGTGAAAATAGCAAACTCGTATTCCATTTTGATAGATACAAAGCAGCCGGAACAATATATAAAAATGGCAAAATAGATTATAAAAACAAAAACTTTTTGGTGCCTGTAAAAAAAGGACAATTGCTGCTTGAGTTTTTTAAACCCACTCAAGGAGAAGAAGGCTACGACGTATTGGGTAATATTTTAGTGCAAGATGTAGGTGTAATGATAGATGATTTAGATGAAGTAAAATTCTCACCTGATTCGATTAAAAAAATAGAAGAAGGAAGGGTAATTAAAATACTCTCAAACAAAGAAGGTGTAATTGTATTCAGAAATGGCATATACGAGATAGACACTTCGGTAGCTATAGATAAAGTCGACATAAAAACAACGGGAAATCTAACTGCAGAAGGTGATGTAGAACTTGAAATAGGCCGCGGTTTGAGTGATGGGGTCGAGGATACTATAGCTGCAGGCATGAAAGTAAAGGGAAAAAAAGTAGTAGTTAATGGTGATGTAGGTCCAAAAGCTACAATAGAGGCAGAAGAAGTAGAGATAAAAGGGAGTGTTCATCAAGAAGCATTTATAAAAGCAAAAAAAGCAACAATAGCTATATGTAGAGGGACTGTGGAGGCCGAAGACATAGAAATAGACCTATCAGAACATGCAAAACTAACAGCTACAAATAAAGTAAGTATAAATAAAGCTGTAGCAACAAAGATATTCGCACCCAAGGTCCAAATAAACGATGTAATGATGTCCTCGTGTATAACAACATCATCTGAAAGTGTTTTAATAAATAAAGTGGATGGGGGAGACAATATAATTTCCATCAAACCATTAGAACTTCCTTGGATAAAGGAAAAATACAAAGAGCTTCTAATAAAGGAAAAGTATGCCAAAACCATATTAAAAAGCCAAGAAAAGAAATTTCTTGCTGTAAGAGATAGGTTGGAGTCAGAAAAGAAAAAACAAGAACCCATATTAAAAACCATACAAAAACTCAAAAAAGAGGGCAAAAATGTACCAAACGCCCTACTTGCAGCTGTTAAAAAATTCAAAGAGCTACAAGAAACATTCAAAAAAGAAAAAGAAGAATATGATAGCTTAAAAAAAGAATTAGAGATACTCCAAAAGCAAATAGAAAACTTACGAAATAGCTACAGAGATGGACATATCATCATAAAAGACAAAATTCCAGCGAATAACATAGTAGAATTTGACGATGTACTTAAACAAGTGCTCGATAAAGAACACAGAAAAGTAAAGATATACGTAAGAGAAATTCAAGGAAAAGAGTCTATTGTAATAGAACCCATACCTGAAGAATCTTAG
- a CDS encoding heterodisulfide reductase-related iron-sulfur binding cluster, translating into MSLLKEERKLTKDRFLKTALDRLRHNYFSKREKIESLYDLQQKRDAVRSIKEENIDNLYNNLADFMIKIKENATGFNIAKTKDDALSIINEILTKEGVKDIVKSKSLTTEEIDLNRYLEDNGFNVVETDLGEWLVQINNEPPTHMTAPAIHMSKERVNELLKEKFNENLPLDAKSMVDFCKLKIREGFGKAQCGIIGANVASIESGAFFILSNEGNIQNVIRQDLVICIIGIDKIVRTDKDAFEILDLLPKSATAQITTSFIDILKKPFGKFYVILLDNGRLKLSYDKQFKEILYCIHCGACQNACPVYTTVSGKLFRGNSYAGPVGVLLSFAASDTPNIREVANMCIGCMACDEICSSRINIQELILSIKAKYTKGTPGIKGLIIKHIENDYRIMRFGAYISHFLFKNRLKTRIKAIDNSLGLNFRALPGVKPSFDVSLKSKRSKICLFAGCSVNFFYPEIGQDAIDVANKLGVELSLVKQKACCGAPAWYNGEESSAQKAIAINTEYLLSLDCDKILFLDPHCAHMVKRDYVLLNKSKEAFELSNKVECASSFFIKEIERFKIKPKRLGSFLGYHHPCHLKRGLGVSDVLEEFLIENEPNFIGIRDNDRCCGFAGSYSMMHPFISESLLKEKMNSIVQANIQTLVTACPGCIMQISGGFKNIGKHIEILHFVSYLNKILIKI; encoded by the coding sequence GTGAGCCTTTTAAAAGAAGAAAGAAAGCTGACAAAAGATAGGTTTCTAAAAACCGCACTGGATAGACTCAGGCATAACTATTTCAGCAAAAGGGAGAAGATCGAGTCTTTGTATGATTTGCAGCAGAAAAGGGATGCTGTAAGGTCTATAAAAGAGGAAAACATAGACAACCTTTATAACAATTTAGCCGATTTTATGATTAAAATAAAAGAGAATGCAACAGGGTTTAACATAGCTAAAACCAAAGATGATGCGTTAAGTATTATAAATGAGATATTAACCAAAGAGGGTGTAAAGGATATTGTCAAATCAAAATCTTTAACCACAGAGGAGATAGATCTAAACAGGTATTTAGAGGATAATGGTTTCAATGTAGTAGAGACAGACCTCGGTGAATGGCTTGTTCAGATAAACAACGAGCCACCAACCCATATGACGGCACCTGCTATTCATATGTCAAAAGAGAGGGTAAATGAGTTATTGAAGGAAAAGTTCAATGAGAATCTTCCTCTGGATGCCAAATCTATGGTGGATTTCTGTAAATTAAAGATAAGGGAGGGGTTCGGTAAGGCTCAATGCGGTATAATAGGTGCAAATGTTGCATCCATAGAGAGTGGCGCGTTTTTCATTTTGAGTAATGAGGGTAATATACAAAATGTTATAAGACAGGATCTGGTTATCTGTATTATCGGTATAGATAAGATTGTAAGAACCGATAAAGATGCCTTTGAAATACTTGATCTATTGCCTAAATCCGCCACAGCCCAGATCACAACGAGCTTCATAGATATCCTAAAGAAACCCTTTGGTAAGTTCTATGTTATACTGCTGGATAATGGCAGGCTTAAGCTCTCGTATGATAAGCAGTTTAAGGAGATCTTGTATTGTATCCATTGTGGTGCATGCCAGAACGCCTGCCCTGTTTATACAACGGTGAGCGGCAAGTTATTTAGAGGTAACTCTTACGCTGGGCCTGTAGGTGTACTGTTATCTTTTGCTGCCTCTGATACCCCAAATATTCGAGAAGTTGCCAATATGTGCATTGGTTGTATGGCTTGCGATGAGATATGCTCATCAAGAATTAACATTCAAGAGCTTATCCTTTCGATTAAGGCAAAATACACAAAAGGTACACCCGGTATAAAGGGTTTGATTATAAAACATATAGAAAACGACTATAGAATTATGCGTTTTGGTGCGTACATATCCCATTTTCTTTTTAAAAATCGGTTGAAAACGCGCATTAAGGCCATAGATAACTCTCTTGGATTAAATTTTAGGGCCTTGCCCGGGGTTAAACCTTCATTTGATGTAAGTTTGAAGTCAAAGAGGTCTAAAATTTGTTTATTTGCTGGATGCTCTGTGAATTTTTTCTATCCAGAAATAGGTCAGGATGCCATCGATGTCGCGAATAAACTGGGTGTTGAGTTATCTTTGGTTAAACAGAAAGCTTGTTGTGGTGCGCCGGCATGGTATAATGGAGAGGAAAGTTCAGCTCAAAAGGCTATTGCAATAAATACAGAGTATCTACTTTCTCTTGATTGCGATAAGATTCTATTTTTGGACCCTCACTGTGCCCATATGGTAAAAAGGGATTATGTTTTACTTAATAAAAGTAAAGAAGCCTTCGAATTATCAAATAAGGTTGAATGTGCTTCGTCGTTTTTTATTAAGGAAATAGAAAGATTTAAGATTAAACCAAAAAGATTGGGGAGTTTTTTAGGTTATCATCACCCATGTCATCTAAAAAGGGGATTAGGTGTTTCAGATGTACTTGAAGAATTTTTAATAGAAAACGAGCCAAATTTTATTGGGATTAGAGATAATGATAGATGTTGCGGTTTTGCTGGAAGCTATTCAATGATGCATCCGTTTATATCAGAGAGTCTGTTAAAAGAAAAAATGAACTCTATTGTCCAGGCAAATATTCAGACACTTGTAACTGCTTGCCCCGGTTGTATTATGCAAATTTCAGGTGGATTTAAAAATATTGGGAAACATATAGAGATATTGCATTTTGTTAGCTATTTGAATAAAATACTTATAAAAATTTAA